The following proteins come from a genomic window of Trifolium pratense cultivar HEN17-A07 linkage group LG4, ARS_RC_1.1, whole genome shotgun sequence:
- the LOC123881694 gene encoding WAT1-related protein At1g43650-like gives MSNTTTKSIKEWFKSSEALMSMLLVQLFATGMQLLSRVILVQGTYVFSLLVYRHIVAAFCVAPFALYFERGREKKFNWKVWFLLFLNGLVGMTMALGFFYYGLRDTSATYSVNFLNMVPIFTFMTSIICRMEYLRFGTWGGKAKCIGALLCVGGALVTGLYKGKEFYISHHHAHHSAQTNVVAAHKINMFRGTFFLIASCFSYTAWFILQAKLMTLFPLRYWGTMLSCIMAALQAAVIGVCIDSSKQVWRLEWNLQLITIIYSGALATAATFCLLSMAITLKGPTYPPMFNPLALIFVAISEALVLGEPLKVGTLVGMVLIILGLYFFLWGKKNEIPRLPQTNVAAGELSTSITTDDSFQAQSTDVITPSSLPNKTVHLEIEKS, from the exons ATGAGTAACACTACGACAAAGAGTATTAAGGAATGGTTCAAGTCATCTGAAGCTCTTATGAGCATGTTATTAGTGCAATTATTTGCCACTGGAATGCAACTATTGTCAAGGGTCATCTTAGTGCAAGGGACCTATGTATTTTCACTACTCGTCTATAGACACATAGTTGCTGCATTTTGCGTTGCTCCATTTGCATTATACTTTGAAAG AGGACGGGAGAAGAAATTCAATTGGAAAGTTTGGTTTTTGCTTTTCCTCAATGGATTAGTGGG GATGACAATGGCTCTAGGATTCTTCTATTATGGTCTTCGTGACACATCGGCTACATATTCTGTAAACTTTCTAAACATGGTTCCTATTTTCACATTCATGACCTCTATCATATGCAG AATGGAGTATCTAAGGTTTGGAACATGGGGTGGCAAAGCTAAGTGTATTGGAGCACTTCTCTGTGTTGGTGGAGCCTTAGTAACCGGTTTGTATAAAGGAAAAGAATTTTATATCTCTCATCATCATGCTCACCATTCTGCTCAGACAAATGTTGTTGCAGCACATAAAATCAACATGTTTCGTGGCACTTTCTTTTTGATTGCATCATGCTTCTCTTACACAGCTTGGTTTATTCTGCAA GCAAAGTTGATGACTCTATTTCCATTGAGGTATTGGGGAACAATGCTATCATGCATTATGGCAGCACTTCAGGCGGCAGTAATAGGCGTATGCATAGATTCCAGCAAACAAGTTTGGAGATTAGAGTGGAATCTACAGCTTATTACTATAATCTACTCG GGAGCATTGGCTACTGCGGCTACATTCTGTTTACTATCGATGGCAATTACACTTAAGGGACCTACTTACCCTCCAATGTTTAATCCACTAGCTCTAATTTTTGTTGCCATATCAGAAGCACTCGTACTTGGTGAACCACTAAAAGTTGGAAC GTTGGTGGGCATGGTTTTGATCATATTGGGGTTGTATTTCTTTTTATGGGGTAAAAAGAATGAGATACCACGTTTGCCTCAAACAAATGTAGCAGCTGGTGAATTATCAACAAGCATAACAACTGATGATTCTTTTCAGGCTCAATCAACTGATGTGATAACACCAAGTTCTTTACCTAATAAAACTGTACATCTTGAAATTGAAAAAAGctga
- the LOC123921759 gene encoding 60S ribosomal protein L9-like — protein sequence MKTIRSSETMDIPEGVSIKVHAKVIEVEGPRGKLVRNFKHLNLDFQLITDEEGKKKLKVEAWFGTRKTSAAIRTALSHVDNLITGVTKGYRYKMRFVYAHFPINASITNNNSGIEIRNFLGEKKVRKVDMLQGVTVLRSEKVKDELILDGNDIELVSRSCALINQKCHVKNKDIRKFLDGIYVSERGTIAEE from the exons ATGAAAACCATTCGCTCGTCCGAAACAATGGACATTCCAGAAGGTGTAAGCATCAAGGTACACGCCAAAGTCATCGAAGTTGAAGGTCCACGTGGTAAACTTGTTCGTAATTTCAAGCATTTGAATCTTGATTTTCAACTCATTACCGATGAAGAAGGGAAGAAGAAATTGAAGGTTGAAGCTTGGTTTGGAACAAGGAAAACTTCTGCTGCTATTCGCACAGCTCTTAGTCATGTTGATAATCTCATCACTGGTGTTACTAAGGGTTATCGTTACAAGATGCGATTTGTTTACGCTCATTTTCCTATTAATGCTAGCATCACTAATAATAACTCTGGCATTGAGATTCGTAATTTCCTCGGTGAAAAgaag GTGAGGAAAGTGGACATGCTTCAAGGTGTTACCGTCCTTCGATCTGAAAAGGTGAAAGATGAGTTGATTTTGGATGGAAACGACATTGAGCTTGTTTCCAGATCCTGTGCTCTCATTAACCAG AAATGCCATGTTAAGAACAAAGATATCCGGAAGTTTCTCGATGGTATTTATGTTAGCGAGAGGGGGACAATAGCTGAGGAATAG